GGGATAGTAAATTGGATAAAAAAAACACAAAAATAATAACAATTGCATCAATAAAAGGGGGGGTGGGAAAAAGTACAACATCATTAATGTTTACAAACATACTCTCAAAAAAAAATAATAAAATATTATTAATAGATTTAGATCCACAAGCAAGTAGTACAAGTTTTTATATTAATATATTAAGAAAAAAAAACCTTAGTCCAAAAGATATCAATATATATAAAGTTCTTAAAAAAGAAATAGACATAGAAAATTCAACAATCAAAATAGATAATAATACAGATTTCATAGCAAGCCACATAAACCTGAGTAGATTTAATGAAGAAAGTATTTCATTGAAAGAAAATTTACTCAAAATTTTCTTAAGTTTTATTCAAAACAGATACGACTTTATTATAATGGATACTGCACCCACATTAGGAAGCTTGCTCAATAATAGTTTAATCATCTCAGATTACTTAATCATACCTTTGCCAACAGACCAATGGGCAATTGAAAGTTTAGACCTAATAATTAACAGGCTTGATGATCTTTTTAGAAAGGATTTGCCAATATTTTATTTAATAACCAAATTTATTGAAAGACAAAATATTGATAAAGAACTTAAAAAGTTTATTGAATGCGAATATAAAGGCAAATTTTTAGGAAGTGTTCCAAAAAGAGATAATTTACGTAAAACCATTTTTTACAGAGAAGAATTCAATTCTAATGAAGATTATTATAAAGCTTATGAAAATATACTTGAAAATTTTTTAAGCATAATTTCAAATTAGTTCCATATGGAACTAAAAGTTCCATATGGAACTAATTTGAAATTATGCAATGGAGTAAAAATAAAAGATGAAATTAAATAAAAAAATAGAAATTGTCAAAAGAATTGAGCTTAGTGGAAATGAAATAAAAAAAAGCAGAGAATCTAGATATTTAAAATTGAAAGAAAAACTAAAAATTTTGATAAAAGAGGAATCTTACAATAAAATTGAAACAGCTAGAATTCTAAAAGAAATTAATGATAATAAGTACTATGTTATAGACAAATATAAAAGCTTTGGTCATTTTATAAAAGATTATAATATGGCAAAAACTACTGTTTATAGATATATTAAACTAGCAATAGGAATTGACAGTGGTAAAATCAATTATGAATTAATTTTAAAAAAAGGAATATATTATGCTATGCAATTTTTAGAAAATAATGAGACTATAGTTAATTCAAAAAGGATATTAAATAGATCACTTAGGCTAAAAATTGAAGACGAAAAAAGCCTTAATTTTTATAAATCAAATACAAACTTTGTAAGCTTCTTATTAAAAGAGCTATATTATGATAATCAAAAACTACTTATAAATATTAAAAATAAATATGACAATTTGAAAAATAAAAAATAATATTCTATATTTATAAAATAGTACTATATTTAAAAAATGTTTCAAAAACACTTTACAAAAAAATAAAATACTATATAATAATCTATATAGATTGAGATGCAATGTCTCGCTCTTGTTGTTTGATTAGAATAATAAGTTGGCTACCACAAGGTAGCCTTTGTCATTTTTGCAAAGAATTAAAATAGGAATAATATAGCCTCTATATCAATTCTATTTTGCAATAAAAATTTATTTTAAACTGAAAATAAATACCAATAAATTAAAAAATTAACTTTTATAATCTTTATTTTCAATCGATTCAACCATTACTAGAAAGTCCAAAATTTTATATTTTTTCAAGCTTAAATCTTCTAATCCAATTCTAATTTTAACCTCCTTATTCTTATAAGAAGCATCTTCTTCTTTAATCATCCTTTCCAATAAAGATTTGGTCAAAACAAATGATGAATAATTAATCCAGTTGCCAAAAAAATGGTTATTATCTCTTTTGTAGCTTACTTTTCCCTCAATTTTAGTTCCATCCAGCAGCAATAAAGGATTCTGTTCTGTTATACTATGGTTTCTAAACCTTGTGTATAATACTATTTTAGTTATTCCTGTTTTATAATTAAAAATACCCTTAAGTTCTGCATTTTTATTTAAGCTTTGGTATATTCTAAATGTTTTTCCAAATTGATCGTGCTCAACGTTTAAGGAAGTGCAAGATATTAATAAAAAAAATACCAACAATTTTAAAAATTTTAATTGATTTTGATATAATATCATATTCCTCTCCTTTGATAAAAAAATTATAAACTAGTGAACATAATAATATATTTTTTATTAGATCATTGCAAACAATTTTTGATAAATTAATTTTTTATTTCTTTAAATCATTATTTTAGGGATTTTTGGTTGCTACTTTTGTTTAGCATTGCTTTTGTTAGAAATATATAAGAAAGTTTTTAAACTCTTTAAAAGGTGTTTTAAAAGCAAGAAAGTTCTTGTATAGAACTTTTATTGCCACAAAGGAAGTGTTAAATATGAAATTTAGTTTAGAATTTAATTCTAATTTTTTAAAATTCAATATTAATTTATTTTTTTATTAAAAAATAATAAATCTAAATAAATCTAATTTACAAATAGATAAATAATTAAATTTAAAATTATTTTTTATATGTATAATAACCATTGGAGAGCAAGCAATAAAAGATTATAATCTTTTCAATATAAGATCAATTATTTTGCTTATTTAATGTAAAATGCTAATTTTATTTTAGAATAA
The sequence above is drawn from the Borreliella burgdorferi B31 genome and encodes:
- a CDS encoding ParA family protein, with amino-acid sequence MDKKNTKIITIASIKGGVGKSTTSLMFTNILSKKNNKILLIDLDPQASSTSFYINILRKKNLSPKDINIYKVLKKEIDIENSTIKIDNNTDFIASHINLSRFNEESISLKENLLKIFLSFIQNRYDFIIMDTAPTLGSLLNNSLIISDYLIIPLPTDQWAIESLDLIINRLDDLFRKDLPIFYLITKFIERQNIDKELKKFIECEYKGKFLGSVPKRDNLRKTIFYREEFNSNEDYYKAYENILENFLSIISN
- a CDS encoding chromosome replication/partitioning protein; this translates as MKLNKKIEIVKRIELSGNEIKKSRESRYLKLKEKLKILIKEESYNKIETARILKEINDNKYYVIDKYKSFGHFIKDYNMAKTTVYRYIKLAIGIDSGKINYELILKKGIYYAMQFLENNETIVNSKRILNRSLRLKIEDEKSLNFYKSNTNFVSFLLKELYYDNQKLLINIKNKYDNLKNKK